The Streptomyces sp. Alt3 genome has a segment encoding these proteins:
- the paaN gene encoding phenylacetic acid degradation protein PaaN, which yields MAAELSPEKLSEIHRPTLDQALDAIRTRGYWSPHPEHPKAYGTEGLPGSLGAAEGKAAFDAVLNTRLDLGQPGTDGWTGAEVSPYGPQLGVEYPHADPDVLLPAMSAAMGSWRAAGPETRALVCLEILARISARTHELAHAVMHTSGQAFVMAFQAGGPHAQDRGLEAVAYAYEEQARTPRSIDWSKPQGKRDPLRLHKSYTAAGRGISLLIGCNTFPTWNGYPGLFASLATGNPVLVKPHPRAVLPLALTVQLAREVLTQAGFDPNLVALAAERPGEGIAKTLAVRPEVKIIDYTGSTAFGDWLETNARQAQVYTEKAGVNTIVLDSTDNYRGMLSNLAFSLSLYSGQMCTTPQNLLIPRDGITTDVGAKTYEDVVADIAEAVNGLLGDDARANGLLGALVNPDVKARLEGASALGDVALASRPVANPDFPEAVVRTPVLVKLDGTEPDDEAPYLSECFGPVSFAVAVGSTGEALDLLRRTVREKGAMTVGAYTTSPEVERAVEDVCFDESAQLSLNLTGGVYVNQTAAFSDFHGSGGNPAANAALCDGAFVSNRFRVVEVRRQA from the coding sequence ATGGCCGCCGAGCTTTCCCCCGAGAAGCTCTCCGAGATCCACCGCCCGACGCTCGACCAGGCCCTCGACGCGATCCGCACGCGCGGCTACTGGTCCCCGCACCCCGAGCACCCGAAGGCCTACGGCACGGAAGGACTCCCCGGCAGCCTCGGCGCGGCCGAGGGCAAGGCCGCGTTCGACGCCGTGCTCAACACCCGGCTGGATCTCGGCCAGCCCGGCACCGACGGCTGGACCGGCGCCGAGGTCTCGCCGTACGGACCGCAGCTCGGCGTCGAGTATCCGCATGCCGACCCCGACGTGCTGCTCCCCGCCATGAGTGCCGCCATGGGCTCCTGGCGTGCGGCGGGGCCGGAGACGAGGGCCCTGGTGTGCCTGGAGATCCTCGCCCGGATCAGCGCGCGTACGCACGAGCTGGCGCACGCCGTGATGCACACCAGCGGCCAGGCGTTCGTGATGGCCTTCCAGGCCGGCGGCCCGCACGCCCAGGACCGCGGGCTGGAAGCCGTGGCATACGCCTACGAGGAGCAGGCGCGTACCCCGCGCAGCATCGACTGGTCGAAGCCCCAGGGGAAGCGCGATCCACTGCGACTGCACAAGTCGTACACGGCGGCCGGGCGCGGCATCTCGCTGCTGATCGGCTGCAACACCTTCCCCACGTGGAACGGCTACCCGGGCCTCTTCGCCTCGCTGGCGACCGGCAACCCCGTTCTGGTCAAGCCGCACCCCCGGGCGGTCCTGCCCCTGGCGCTCACCGTCCAGCTGGCACGTGAGGTGCTGACCCAGGCGGGATTCGACCCGAATCTCGTCGCTCTGGCGGCGGAGCGGCCCGGCGAGGGCATCGCCAAGACCCTCGCGGTGCGGCCCGAAGTGAAGATCATCGATTACACCGGTTCCACCGCCTTCGGCGACTGGCTGGAGACCAACGCCAGGCAGGCTCAGGTCTACACGGAGAAGGCGGGCGTCAACACGATCGTCCTCGACTCCACCGACAACTACCGGGGCATGCTGTCCAACCTGGCCTTCTCACTCTCCCTCTACAGCGGGCAGATGTGCACCACCCCGCAGAACCTGCTGATTCCGCGTGACGGCATCACCACCGACGTGGGCGCCAAGACCTACGAGGACGTGGTGGCTGACATCGCCGAGGCGGTGAACGGGCTCCTCGGCGACGACGCACGGGCCAACGGACTGCTCGGCGCCCTGGTGAATCCGGACGTGAAGGCCAGGCTGGAGGGCGCCTCGGCCCTGGGGGACGTCGCACTCGCCTCGCGCCCGGTCGCCAACCCCGACTTCCCCGAGGCCGTGGTCCGCACGCCGGTTCTCGTGAAGCTCGACGGCACCGAGCCCGACGACGAGGCGCCCTACCTCTCGGAGTGCTTCGGCCCGGTCTCGTTCGCGGTCGCCGTCGGCTCCACCGGTGAGGCGCTGGACCTGCTGCGCCGCACCGTCCGCGAGAAGGGCGCCATGACCGTCGGCGCGTACACCACCTCCCCCGAGGTGGAACGCGCGGTGGAGGACGTCTGCTTCGACGAATCGGCTCAGCTCTCGCTGAACCTCACCGGCGGCGTGTACGTCAACCAGACAGCGGCCTTCTCCGACTTCCACGGTTCGGGAGGCAATCCGGCCGCCAACGCGGCGCTCTGCGACGGGGCGTTCGTGTCCAACCGGTTCCGGGTGGTGGAGGTCCGCCGCCAGGCCTGA
- the paaD gene encoding 1,2-phenylacetyl-CoA epoxidase subunit PaaD — protein sequence MTTETPLEAELHRLAGSVPDPELPILTLDELGVLREVRVDGADKVTVRLTPTYTGCPAIEAMSADIERVLHDHGVPEVSVVTVLAPAWSTDDISDEGRRKLAEFGIAPPRPGSEPGGPVPLTLAVRCPNCGSTETELLSRFSSTACKALRRCVTCREPFDHFKEL from the coding sequence GTGACCACGGAGACCCCACTGGAGGCGGAGCTCCACCGACTGGCGGGCTCCGTCCCCGACCCCGAGTTGCCTATCCTCACCCTGGACGAGCTCGGCGTGCTGCGCGAGGTCCGGGTGGACGGAGCTGACAAGGTCACCGTGCGCCTCACCCCGACGTATACCGGCTGCCCGGCCATAGAGGCCATGTCAGCCGACATCGAGCGCGTGCTGCACGACCACGGCGTCCCGGAGGTCTCCGTGGTGACGGTCCTCGCACCGGCATGGTCGACGGACGACATCAGCGACGAAGGGCGCCGCAAGCTCGCCGAGTTCGGCATAGCTCCGCCACGTCCGGGCAGCGAGCCGGGCGGGCCGGTTCCGCTGACACTCGCGGTGCGCTGCCCGAACTGCGGTTCCACGGAGACGGAGCTGCTGAGCCGGTTCTCCTCCACGGCGTGCAAAGCGTTGCGTCGCTGCGTGACATGCCGCGAACCGTTCGATCACTTCAAGGAGTTGTAG
- the paaC gene encoding 1,2-phenylacetyl-CoA epoxidase subunit PaaC: MTAALALGDDALVLSHRLGEWAGHAPVLEEEVALANIALDLLGQARMLLSFVGDEDQLAYLREERAFRNVQLVEQPNGDFAHTIARQLYFSVYQHLLYGELAAGEGEFADLAAKAVKEVAYHRDHAEQWVLRLGDGTAESHERMQRALDALWRFTGELFEPVEGVDVDRHALRDGWLAAVTSVVERATLALPSGPQSGAWAAGAGRQGLHTEPFGRMLAEMQHLHRSHPGASW; encoded by the coding sequence GTGACCGCGGCCCTCGCCCTCGGCGACGACGCGCTGGTGCTCTCGCACCGGCTGGGGGAGTGGGCGGGCCACGCCCCCGTGCTGGAGGAGGAGGTGGCCCTGGCCAACATCGCGCTCGACCTGCTGGGGCAGGCCAGGATGCTGCTCTCGTTCGTCGGGGACGAGGACCAGCTGGCCTACCTCCGCGAGGAGCGGGCCTTCCGCAACGTCCAGCTGGTGGAGCAGCCCAACGGCGACTTCGCCCACACCATCGCCCGCCAGCTCTACTTCTCCGTCTACCAGCACCTGCTGTACGGGGAGCTGGCGGCGGGCGAGGGCGAGTTCGCCGACCTCGCGGCCAAGGCTGTCAAGGAGGTCGCCTACCACCGGGACCACGCGGAACAGTGGGTTCTGCGACTGGGCGACGGCACCGCGGAAAGTCATGAACGCATGCAGCGCGCGCTCGACGCCCTGTGGCGGTTCACCGGCGAGCTGTTCGAGCCCGTCGAGGGAGTCGACGTCGACCGGCACGCCCTGCGCGACGGCTGGCTGGCCGCCGTCACCTCCGTGGTGGAGCGGGCCACCCTGGCCCTCCCGTCGGGGCCGCAGTCCGGGGCCTGGGCGGCCGGAGCCGGACGGCAGGGCCTGCACACCGAGCCGTTCGGGCGGATGCTCGCCGAGATGCAGCATCTGCACCGCAGCCACCCGGGAGCGTCATGGTGA
- a CDS encoding TrmH family RNA methyltransferase, with protein MTSDTGSTQEPRVAAPDPSTEPIQYDDGYGAVIGVGPHPLPWPEGERYDRELLADGDRRNVGDAYRYWTREAIVADLDTRRHDFHVAVENWGHDFNIGSVVRTANAFLAKEIHIVGRRRWNRRGAMVTDRYQHVRHHPDTEDLTAWAAAEGLPIIGIDNLPGAVPLERTELPRRCVLLFGQEGPGLTEEAREHASMVCSIAQFGSTRSINAGAAAAIAMHAWVQRYADIPDPQAG; from the coding sequence GTGACCAGCGATACCGGCAGTACACAAGAGCCCCGGGTGGCGGCGCCCGACCCGTCCACGGAACCGATCCAGTACGACGACGGGTACGGCGCCGTGATCGGAGTCGGGCCGCACCCGCTGCCCTGGCCCGAGGGGGAGCGCTACGACCGCGAACTCCTCGCCGACGGGGACCGGCGCAACGTGGGCGACGCCTACCGCTACTGGACGCGGGAAGCGATCGTGGCCGATCTCGACACCCGGCGGCACGACTTCCACGTGGCGGTGGAGAACTGGGGCCATGACTTCAACATCGGCTCTGTCGTGCGCACCGCCAACGCCTTCCTCGCGAAGGAGATCCATATCGTGGGGCGCAGGCGCTGGAACCGTCGGGGGGCCATGGTCACCGACCGCTACCAGCATGTGCGCCACCACCCGGACACGGAGGATCTGACCGCTTGGGCGGCGGCCGAGGGGCTTCCGATCATCGGGATCGACAACCTTCCCGGAGCCGTGCCGCTGGAGCGGACGGAGCTGCCGCGCCGGTGCGTGCTGCTGTTCGGACAGGAGGGGCCCGGACTGACTGAGGAAGCGCGAGAACACGCTTCGATGGTGTGCTCGATCGCGCAGTTCGGCTCCACGCGGTCGATCAACGCCGGTGCGGCGGCCGCCATCGCGATGCACGCCTGGGTGCAGCGGTACGCGGACATCCCGGATCCGCAGGCCGGGTGA
- the paaA gene encoding 1,2-phenylacetyl-CoA epoxidase subunit PaaA: protein MAAVTADQKTQGTADTADAEHLAAFDAAVAADDRIEPRDWMPEAYRASLVRQMAQHAHSEIIGMQPEANWISRAPSLRRKAILMAKVQDEAGHGLYLYSAAETLGTSREELLDKLHAGRQRYSSIFNYPTLTWADVGAIGWLVDGAAITNQVPLCRCSYGPYARAMIRICKEESFHQRQGYELLLALSRGTSAQHEMAQDAVNRWWWPSLMMFGPPDDSSAHSAQSMAWKIKRHSNDELRRRFVDICVPQAQALGLTLPDPDIRWNEDLGRHDYGAVDWTEFQEVLKGNGPCNEQRLNQRRTAHEEGAWVRDAAAAYADKHAARPGTAGAAAQPVEATA, encoded by the coding sequence ATGGCGGCAGTGACTGCGGACCAGAAGACGCAGGGGACAGCGGACACGGCGGATGCTGAGCATCTGGCCGCGTTCGACGCCGCGGTGGCGGCCGACGACCGGATCGAGCCGCGGGACTGGATGCCCGAGGCGTACCGGGCCTCCCTGGTCCGCCAGATGGCTCAGCACGCCCACTCCGAGATCATCGGCATGCAGCCCGAAGCCAACTGGATCTCGCGGGCTCCCTCGCTGCGCCGCAAGGCCATCCTGATGGCGAAGGTGCAGGACGAGGCAGGGCACGGCCTCTATCTGTACAGCGCGGCCGAGACGCTCGGGACCAGCCGCGAGGAGCTGCTCGACAAGCTGCATGCCGGTCGGCAGCGCTATTCCTCGATCTTCAACTACCCCACGCTGACCTGGGCGGACGTCGGTGCCATCGGATGGCTGGTGGACGGTGCCGCGATCACCAACCAGGTCCCGCTCTGCCGCTGCTCCTACGGCCCGTACGCCCGCGCGATGATCCGGATCTGCAAGGAGGAGTCCTTCCACCAGCGCCAGGGGTACGAGTTGCTGCTCGCCCTCAGCCGGGGGACCTCCGCCCAGCACGAGATGGCGCAGGACGCGGTGAACCGCTGGTGGTGGCCCTCTCTGATGATGTTCGGTCCGCCCGACGACTCCTCGGCGCACTCGGCACAGTCGATGGCCTGGAAGATCAAGCGGCATTCCAACGACGAGCTGCGTCGGCGCTTCGTGGACATCTGCGTCCCGCAGGCGCAGGCACTGGGGCTCACCCTCCCCGACCCCGACATCCGCTGGAACGAGGACCTCGGCCGGCACGACTACGGAGCGGTCGACTGGACGGAGTTCCAGGAGGTCCTCAAGGGCAACGGTCCCTGCAACGAACAACGGCTCAACCAGCGGCGCACGGCCCATGAAGAGGGCGCCTGGGTCCGCGACGCGGCGGCAGCCTACGCAGACAAGCACGCGGCACGTCCCGGTACAGCCGGAGCGGCCGCCCAGCCCGTGGAGGCGACCGCATGA
- the paaB gene encoding 1,2-phenylacetyl-CoA epoxidase subunit PaaB: protein MTSSTDWPLWEVFVRSRRGLSHTHAGSLHAPDAEMALRNARDLYTRRSEGVSLWVVPSTAITASSPDEKDSFFEPAGDKPYRHPTFYEIPDGVKHL from the coding sequence ATGACCAGCTCGACCGACTGGCCGCTGTGGGAAGTGTTCGTGCGCTCCCGGCGCGGGCTGTCCCACACGCACGCGGGCAGCCTGCACGCACCGGACGCCGAGATGGCCCTGCGTAACGCCCGGGACCTGTACACACGCCGATCGGAAGGAGTCTCCCTCTGGGTGGTTCCCTCGACGGCGATCACCGCCTCCTCGCCCGACGAGAAGGACTCGTTCTTCGAACCCGCGGGGGACAAGCCCTACCGTCACCCCACGTTCTACGAGATCCCGGACGGGGTGAAGCACCTGTGA
- a CDS encoding TetR/AcrR family transcriptional regulator, with translation MTTAKRDTYTPETLLTVAVRVFNERGYDGTSMEHLSKAAGISKSSIYHHVAGKEELLRRAVSRALDGLFGILDETGAVQGRAIARVEYVTRRTVEVLMAELPYVTLLLRVRGNTRTERWALERRREFDQRVSELLTAAVAEGDLRADVDIRLATRLLFGMVNSLVEWYRPQPGGSTEAEQLADTVVRLAFEGMRAA, from the coding sequence ATGACCACGGCCAAGCGGGACACGTACACCCCGGAGACGCTCCTGACCGTTGCCGTCCGCGTCTTCAACGAGCGCGGCTACGACGGCACGTCCATGGAGCACCTCTCCAAGGCGGCGGGCATCTCCAAGTCGTCCATCTACCACCATGTGGCGGGCAAGGAAGAGCTCCTGAGGCGGGCGGTGAGCCGGGCGCTCGACGGGCTCTTCGGCATTCTTGACGAGACGGGGGCGGTACAGGGGCGGGCGATAGCCCGGGTCGAGTACGTCACGCGCCGCACGGTCGAGGTGCTCATGGCGGAGCTGCCGTACGTCACGCTGCTGCTGCGCGTGCGCGGCAACACGAGGACGGAGCGCTGGGCCCTGGAGCGTCGGCGCGAATTCGACCAGCGGGTGTCCGAGCTGCTCACGGCCGCGGTGGCGGAGGGGGACCTGCGCGCGGACGTGGACATACGCCTGGCGACACGGCTGCTCTTCGGCATGGTGAATTCGCTGGTCGAGTGGTACCGCCCGCAGCCGGGCGGCTCCACGGAGGCGGAGCAGCTCGCCGACACCGTGGTCCGGCTCGCCTTCGAGGGTATGCGGGCCGCCTGA
- a CDS encoding rhodanese-like domain-containing protein, which translates to MNFAPLPSVDVAAVPSDGFVLDVRENDEWAAGHVEGALHIPMSDFVARFGELTEAADDGRRVHVMCRVGGRSAQVTQYLMQQGIDAVNIDGGMLAWDGAGRPMVTDTGNSAFVL; encoded by the coding sequence ATGAATTTCGCTCCGCTGCCATCGGTGGACGTCGCGGCGGTTCCGTCGGACGGCTTCGTGCTGGACGTCCGGGAGAACGACGAGTGGGCAGCAGGGCACGTCGAGGGTGCGCTGCACATTCCCATGAGTGACTTCGTGGCCCGTTTCGGGGAGCTGACCGAGGCGGCCGACGATGGCCGGCGTGTGCATGTGATGTGCCGCGTCGGAGGGCGGTCCGCCCAGGTCACCCAGTATCTGATGCAACAGGGCATCGACGCGGTGAACATCGATGGCGGCATGCTGGCCTGGGACGGCGCCGGGCGCCCGATGGTCACGGACACCGGGAACTCGGCTTTCGTCCTCTGA
- a CDS encoding J domain-containing protein: MTHEAAGVPTSRNDEDPQNQDRQDGPQHAQDASQGDDLRVDPDGAQQAASASGGAAGEDAGDPTVGEGGETGGAAAGESGVSRPEERLAKAVRVAEQALIEFEIAVETFRVEVENFSRLHHQKLGPMYARLDELDAQIAEARAAKSGDPEDLRKAQEARAIVMPMPGVDELFHDWMDSDGLSPEASAMLTEQPVRPPKRVRPGEEARKLYRELARQAHPDLAPDEKERTRRDEFIARVNAAYGRGDVALLKELAAEWAAGPVAPELRLSESEELYARLEWLSRRKELLTVLAQELEESAIGSMLRMAPDDPDVLLDDIGEKLLAEVAQRESELAGLVQ, translated from the coding sequence GTGACCCACGAAGCCGCCGGGGTGCCGACCTCCCGGAACGACGAAGACCCGCAGAACCAGGACCGGCAGGACGGCCCGCAGCACGCGCAGGACGCGTCGCAGGGTGACGACCTGCGGGTGGATCCGGACGGCGCGCAGCAGGCGGCCTCCGCCTCCGGTGGTGCCGCGGGTGAGGACGCCGGTGATCCCACCGTCGGCGAGGGCGGCGAGACGGGCGGCGCCGCGGCGGGCGAGAGCGGTGTTTCCCGGCCCGAGGAGCGGCTCGCCAAGGCGGTCCGGGTGGCCGAGCAGGCACTGATCGAGTTCGAGATCGCGGTGGAGACCTTCCGGGTCGAGGTGGAGAACTTCTCCCGGCTGCATCACCAGAAGCTCGGCCCGATGTACGCCCGCCTGGACGAGCTGGACGCGCAGATCGCGGAGGCGCGGGCGGCGAAGTCCGGCGATCCCGAGGATCTGCGCAAGGCCCAGGAGGCGCGGGCCATCGTCATGCCGATGCCTGGTGTCGACGAGCTCTTCCACGACTGGATGGACTCGGACGGGCTCTCTCCCGAGGCATCGGCCATGCTCACCGAGCAGCCCGTCCGACCGCCGAAGCGGGTCAGGCCGGGCGAGGAGGCCCGCAAGCTCTATCGCGAGCTGGCCCGTCAGGCACACCCGGATCTGGCACCGGACGAGAAGGAGCGGACACGGCGGGATGAGTTCATCGCGCGTGTGAACGCGGCCTACGGACGTGGCGACGTGGCGTTGCTGAAGGAGCTGGCCGCCGAGTGGGCGGCGGGACCGGTGGCGCCCGAGCTGCGCCTGAGTGAGAGCGAGGAGCTCTACGCGCGGCTGGAGTGGCTGAGCCGTCGTAAGGAGCTGCTCACGGTTCTTGCCCAGGAGCTGGAGGAGAGCGCTATCGGCTCGATGCTGCGGATGGCTCCGGACGACCCCGACGTGTTGCTGGACGACATCGGGGAGAAGCTCCTGGCGGAGGTCGCCCAGCGGGAGAGCGAGCTGGCGGGGCTGGTGCAGTAG
- a CDS encoding 2Fe-2S iron-sulfur cluster-binding protein, producing MFHPLRVSAIERITDDAVAVTLSVPPELRETFRHTPGQHLNVRYRVDGEEIRRSYSICAPAAEKPDDPVLRVGIRMVDGGTFSTYALKELAVGDPVEAMAPTGRFVLDPRPGHYAAIVGGSGITPVLSMAATLLAREPLARFCLIRSDRTAASTMFLDEVADLKDRHPDRFQLVTALSREEQAAGLPSGRLDRERLTELLPALLSVPDVDGWFLCGPLGLVRGAESALRALGANRARIHQEIFHVADEGADPATASRVTSPSESRLTATLDGRSGSWPVENGESLLDTMLRSRSDAPYACKGGVCGTCRAFLVSGEVEMDRNFALEPEETGAGFVLACQSRPVTPEVELDFDR from the coding sequence ATGTTCCATCCGCTCCGGGTCAGCGCGATCGAACGGATCACGGACGACGCGGTGGCCGTCACCCTGTCGGTGCCGCCCGAACTGCGCGAGACCTTTCGCCACACGCCGGGCCAGCACCTGAACGTGCGCTACCGCGTCGACGGCGAGGAGATCCGGCGCTCGTACTCGATCTGCGCACCCGCCGCCGAAAAGCCGGACGACCCCGTGCTGCGAGTGGGCATCCGTATGGTCGACGGCGGCACGTTCTCGACGTACGCCCTCAAGGAACTGGCTGTCGGGGATCCGGTGGAGGCGATGGCACCCACGGGTCGTTTCGTCCTGGATCCGCGCCCCGGCCATTACGCCGCGATCGTCGGCGGCAGTGGCATCACACCGGTGCTGTCGATGGCGGCAACGCTACTGGCACGCGAACCCCTGGCACGCTTCTGCCTGATCCGCAGCGACCGGACGGCTGCGTCGACGATGTTCCTCGACGAGGTGGCTGACCTCAAGGACCGCCATCCGGACCGCTTCCAGCTGGTGACCGCGCTCTCCCGCGAGGAACAGGCAGCCGGCCTTCCCTCGGGCCGCCTGGACCGCGAGCGGCTCACCGAACTGCTGCCCGCGCTGTTGTCGGTACCCGATGTGGACGGCTGGTTCCTGTGCGGGCCACTCGGCCTGGTCAGGGGGGCCGAAAGCGCTCTGCGCGCACTCGGCGCGAACCGGGCGCGCATCCACCAGGAGATCTTCCACGTGGCCGACGAGGGGGCAGATCCGGCTACGGCGTCCAGGGTGACCTCACCGTCGGAGAGCAGGCTGACGGCGACGCTCGACGGTCGTTCGGGAAGCTGGCCGGTGGAAAACGGCGAATCGCTGCTGGACACGATGCTGCGAAGCCGCTCGGACGCCCCGTACGCCTGCAAGGGAGGTGTGTGCGGGACCTGCAGGGCCTTCCTGGTCTCCGGCGAAGTGGAGATGGACCGCAACTTCGCCCTGGAGCCGGAGGAGACCGGTGCCGGTTTTGTGCTGGCCTGCCAGTCGCGCCCCGTCACGCCGGAGGTCGAGCTCGACTTCGACCGCTGA
- a CDS encoding DUF5819 family protein yields MDADHGGGTGDEKKLAGPGVRARPEPDQDAESASVGKPDADPDPPPATDTTEPSPEPSPAASAAPGAARRRPGAGMAALSLPYQIVAALALSLIGLVACAHIAMIFLHVAPSNTLTKQHGEVVDDWVYPEFEQNWKLFAPNPLQQNVSVHVRAELASDGADSNSVTHWINLSREDGEAIRGNFLPSHVDQNELRRAWDFYTGSHDSENHSTGLRGELSELYIRRIVMLRLAEHGYGGTVERIQVRSAVRHVGVPTWSDEKISTKTEYRELPWWNVSSSDLSEAAATDRSPQAVTSPQPQAGTSPQTGEAGK; encoded by the coding sequence ATGGACGCGGACCACGGTGGGGGCACCGGAGACGAGAAGAAGCTCGCCGGGCCCGGCGTGAGAGCCCGCCCGGAGCCGGATCAGGATGCGGAGTCCGCATCTGTGGGGAAACCGGACGCCGACCCGGACCCACCACCTGCCACGGATACGACAGAACCGTCGCCCGAACCGTCGCCGGCCGCGTCTGCCGCCCCTGGAGCCGCCCGCAGGCGCCCGGGGGCCGGTATGGCGGCGCTCTCGTTGCCGTACCAGATCGTCGCGGCGCTCGCGCTGTCTCTCATAGGCCTGGTGGCCTGCGCGCACATAGCCATGATCTTTCTGCACGTCGCGCCGTCCAACACGCTGACGAAGCAGCACGGCGAGGTGGTCGACGACTGGGTCTATCCCGAGTTCGAGCAGAACTGGAAGCTGTTCGCTCCCAATCCGCTCCAGCAGAACGTCTCCGTGCACGTGCGGGCCGAGCTGGCCAGCGACGGTGCCGACAGCAACAGCGTCACTCACTGGATCAATCTCTCGCGTGAAGACGGCGAGGCCATACGCGGCAACTTCCTCCCCAGCCACGTCGACCAGAACGAACTGCGCCGCGCCTGGGACTTCTACACCGGGTCGCACGACAGCGAGAACCACTCCACCGGTCTGCGTGGTGAGCTGTCCGAGCTCTACATCCGTCGCATCGTGATGCTTCGCCTCGCCGAGCACGGCTACGGCGGCACGGTCGAACGCATCCAGGTGCGGTCCGCCGTGCGCCACGTCGGGGTCCCGACGTGGAGCGACGAGAAGATCAGCACCAAGACGGAGTACAGGGAACTGCCGTGGTGGAACGTCTCTTCGTCCGATCTTTCCGAGGCCGCCGCGACGGACCGGTCTCCCCAGGCCGTCACCTCCCCGCAGCCCCAGGCCGGGACGTCCCCGCAGACCGGGGAGGCAGGGAAATGA
- a CDS encoding HTTM domain-containing protein: protein MSSPTPLRESAGTLRRSLARAVQRITASPLGAYQSAVVRIGVSLTSLLFLLREWPHRHELYGPDGPWSWGMARRLISNNDAFTALMWSDSTIWFETVYALTLVSAALLTVGWRTRATSVLFMAGVLSLQNRSIFMGDGGDNVIHLMALYLVLTRCARVWSLDARRKAREAAHPTGDGRPPRDVTGVVLWAVLGCVLLPATFLGGLGGTWWLQTLLWLLWLGNGAWWALGRYAPGHELRALFDVLANLAHNAALFVIMAEVCLIYATAGWYKIQGSRWQDGTAIYYPLKLDYFAPWPGLSGLVASSALAVMVLTYATVIVQVAFPFTLFNRRVKNVLLVLMIGEHAGIAILLGLPFFSMAMIAADAVFLPTVFLLWLGHKVSLGRQRLFTRTPDRLRLPGQRRAGSGDEEATRSGDGAGHTLVG, encoded by the coding sequence ATGAGCTCCCCCACCCCGCTTCGTGAGAGCGCCGGGACCCTCCGCCGTTCACTCGCGCGCGCCGTCCAGCGCATCACGGCTTCGCCCCTCGGCGCCTATCAGAGCGCCGTCGTCCGGATCGGCGTCTCTCTCACCTCTCTGCTGTTCCTGCTGCGTGAGTGGCCGCACCGTCATGAGCTCTACGGACCCGACGGGCCGTGGAGCTGGGGCATGGCCCGTCGGCTCATCAGCAACAACGACGCGTTCACCGCGTTGATGTGGTCGGACAGCACGATCTGGTTCGAGACCGTCTACGCCCTCACGCTCGTGTCCGCCGCGCTGCTCACTGTCGGCTGGCGGACCCGCGCGACGTCCGTCCTGTTCATGGCCGGGGTGCTCTCCCTGCAGAACCGCAGCATCTTCATGGGTGACGGCGGTGACAACGTCATCCACCTGATGGCGCTCTACCTGGTGCTGACGCGCTGCGCGCGGGTCTGGTCCCTGGACGCGCGCCGCAAGGCGAGGGAGGCTGCTCACCCCACCGGAGACGGCCGCCCGCCCCGCGACGTCACGGGGGTCGTCCTGTGGGCGGTACTCGGCTGTGTCCTCCTGCCTGCCACGTTCCTGGGGGGACTCGGTGGCACCTGGTGGCTGCAGACCCTCCTGTGGCTCCTGTGGCTGGGCAACGGCGCCTGGTGGGCGCTCGGCCGGTACGCACCGGGCCATGAGCTGCGCGCCCTGTTCGACGTCCTGGCCAACCTCGCGCACAACGCGGCACTCTTCGTGATCATGGCCGAGGTCTGCCTGATCTACGCGACGGCCGGCTGGTACAAGATCCAGGGCTCGCGCTGGCAGGACGGCACCGCGATCTACTACCCGCTCAAGCTGGACTACTTCGCCCCGTGGCCCGGGCTCTCCGGCCTGGTCGCATCCAGCGCGCTGGCGGTCATGGTGCTGACCTACGCCACGGTCATCGTGCAGGTCGCGTTCCCCTTCACGCTGTTCAACCGGCGGGTCAAGAACGTCCTGCTGGTCCTCATGATCGGTGAGCACGCCGGGATCGCGATCCTGCTGGGGCTGCCCTTCTTCTCCATGGCGATGATCGCCGCGGACGCGGTCTTCCTGCCGACGGTCTTCCTGCTCTGGCTGGGACACAAGGTGTCGCTCGGCCGGCAGCGCCTGTTCACCCGGACGCCGGACAGGCTCCGGCTGCCCGGACAGCGCCGGGCCGGGTCCGGCGACGAGGAGGCCACGCGCAGCGGCGACGGCGCCGGCCATACGCTCGTCGGGTGA